The DNA window GGGATCAATTCCAATTTCCCGGGAGCTAATGAGATGCGGTTTTATATGGATGACAATGGCCTGGATAAAGTCCTGGTAGCAATAATGGTTATCGGTTCCCTGATCCCGGCGATTATCTTCAGCCTGCTGAGCATCAGAATTTTCTCCCCAAAAACAAAACTGAAAAATATAGGCTGGGTGCTGGGCGCACTTTTCCTTAGTCTGATTGCATTAGGAAGCTATTTCGGTGTAAGTATGGCGAAAAGAGAAATGCTCTTCAAAGGACATAAGGAAGATACCGAAGAGATTGCCATCGATACGAAGTCTGATACATTATACGTAGATGTTAAGCAGGTCACCATTCCTCAGAATTTCACAGCATACGATGATGATCTTTATTCCGACAAAGTATCAGTATACAAAAAAGACTGGATCCACCTTGACGTGACAAGAAAAGCCGATGTTAAGGCGCCTTACCTGATCATCAAAAAAGAAGCTAAAGGATATAATTTACCATTGAATGTAAGTATTCCGGTTGATGTAATAAACAACAGAATTATCCTTCCGAATTACATCAAATATCCTTACGACCACCGATTCAGAAGCTACAATATTGATTATGAACTTGTACTTCCTTTAAAAACCGTAGTCATTCCGGCAAAAAATGACGAAATCAGTTTCGACGGAGACCTCAATGCAGACGGAATCAACGATAATGACCAGGAAAGAGACGATAACGGAAATATCAGGATTGAAAAAAACAAGATTACCGTAAACGGATCTACCATCGAATACAATTCAGAAGATGAAGACAGCATCATCATCAACGGTAAAAAAGTTCCTGAATCCGAAGCCAACAAAGTAATGGATTCCATCAAGACCAACATCAAGAAAAACTTCAAGAACGGAGATGTAGACATCAAGGTAAATGAAGGGAAAAATGAAATTTCTATAAAAACCAAATAATAAACGGTAGAGAGTGGTTTGAAGGTGTGAATGGAAAGCAACCGTTTGAAATTCACACCCTTCTTCTCTCAGAAAAATAAAAAAAATGCTGTTTTGATATTGATATTTCACCAAATAGTTTTATCTTCGTACAAAATTAATAATCCCAACAAAAAAAATAATCACAATGGTACAGGTCGCATTAGAAATCGTTATAAAAGTCGTTGATTTCATCACCGGTTTGTTTTAAGAAATAATATTTCAATATATTTGTAAAGTATAACCACTTTGGTTATACTTTTTTGCTTTAATGTAAGATCTATGAAAACACTGATCGGCAAACTATTGCTGAAGCTTATGGGCTGGAAAGTCGTTCTGCAGGGCGATGTTAACGTACTCAACCGGTGCATCCTTGTTGTTGCTCCCCATACGCATAATATGGAGTACATCCTCGGCAACCTTGCCTACTGGTCCCTGAAAAAGCCCCTGAAAATCATTATTAAAGATGCCCATACCAAAGCATGGTACGGAAGCGCAGTGAGAGGACTGGGCGGAATAGGTATTGACAGGAGCCAGAAAAACGATCTGGTCAACTTCGTAGCCAAACAGTTTGAAAAAGATGATTTCAGCCTCGTGATTACACCTGAAGGAACGCGGAGCTGGGTACCGAAATGGAGGAAAGGGTTTTACCATATGGCACTGGCAGCCAAAGTTCCCATTGTTCTGGCAGCCGGAGATTTTAAGCGGAAAACCGTTTATCTGGGATACACCATCCCGTATGAAAGGATTGCTTCTGTTCCGTATGAAGAAATCATGGCAGAAATACAGGATTATTATATCAAGAATGACATCGGCCCGAAAGTTCCGGCCAACTGGAATCCGAATATTATGGGGAATTAGGAGTTAGATGTAAGATTTCAGACATCAGATATCAGACTTCAGACATTAGATAGCTTATTAAAATTATAGTATAGTTGTAAACTAATTACCCATTACTCATTACTTTTAACAACTTAAATTACAAAACCATGCAGGGCACCAAGGAAGAAATACTGGCATACATCAACGATTGGGGTGACGAAACATTTCCGAAAACGCTTGACATTAAGTTTACGGATATTGATCTTGAGAATGAGACCTTAACCGCAACAATGCCGGTTTTGCCGAGAATACATCAGCCATTCGGAATTATGCACGGCGGGGCAAGCTGCGTGCTCGCTGAAACCCTGGGATCAAGCCTGTCCAATATTTTTATCGACGGCGATAAATACTATGGAGTAGGCACCAATATCAGCACCAATCATTTAAAAAGTAAAAAGGAAGGAATAGTTACAGGTTTTGTACGGTTCATCAGAAAAGGGAAATCGATGCACGTTTCAGAAATTGAGATCCGTGACGAAAAAGGCCAGCTGATCAGCCATACCACAATGACGAATGCCATTATCCACAAATAAATCCTTCCTGATCCGTGGTCTATTTTAAATTCCCCTTCGATGAACAGCTGTACTCAACCGATGAAGATCCGAATGAAAATCATATAAGCTTTCATCCTTTCAACAGTTCAGAGGGAGTCCGGTGTCCCGGAAAGCTGGTTCAGGTGAATACAGGAACCTTGAACAGCATACCGGATCTTTTTCAGCCATTGCCGGAAGAAGAGCAGGAATACCGGGAAGAAACCCGGGAAGAATATATTGAAAACGTTCATCAGGTTATCCGGCTCATCAAAGAAAACAACCTGCCTAAACTGGTGTATTCCAGAAGAAAAATAGTTGGCGGATTCAGCGAAATTGATCTTCATGCCAGCTTCACCAATCTTTGCCAAGCCTACCCGAATGCTTTCAGGTACATCTTCAATAACGGCGGACATTCCTGGATGGGCGCATTCTCTGAAGTTCTGGGGAAATTCAACAAGTCTACCCATGAATTTGAAACCATGAGCCTTGCAGGCACTCTTCCGGTTTCAGAAGAATGGACGGAAAAGGAAATCGAGGAACAGAAGCCGGTATCGGTTTATATTAAAAATATTCTGGACCGTTACTCCAACGAAGTAAGCATTTCAGCAACCTATGACCATATTTCAGGCAATATCAAACATCTGAGAACGGATTTCAAGGCCAGGATAAAACCTGAAGACCTTGACCGGATCATAGCAGACCTCCACCCTACTCCTGCTGTTTGCGGAATTCCAAAGGACTTCTGTAAAGAACAGATTGAACGGACTGAAAAATATCCCCGCGAGCTCTACGCCGGGTATATCAGGATTGAAACTGGCGAAACAGTACAGTACTATGTGAACCTGCGCTGTGCAAAACTGTTCAAAGACTCGGTTCATCTGTTTGTAGGCGGCGGTATTACCTCCCAGAGTTCTCCTGAAAAAGAATGGAGAGAAACAGAGCTCAAATCTGAAGCAATTTTAAAAAACCTGATCCTTTTATCATAATACTTTCACTGCATCAGGCTGGCTGTACGCTGTAATGAATCAAATAGAATAATAGCTCGGACTAAGTCTTATTTTTTATCTCAATTCAAACTGACCGTCCAATAGAGGCCCATAAAAAAACCTCTTTCAAAATGAAAGAGGTCTATATATAAAAATATTCCGATTATTTCTTAACTCCTACTTTGCTCCAAGTATGTAACACGAAAAGCAAAATCAATCCGATCACTGCCGATGCAATGGAAAATACGAATTTTGAGTTGTCTTCGGATAACATATCCGATTGCCAGTCTAAAGCGTAGATGTTAATCGCTGTAAAAACAATGAACACTACCAAAAATACTTTATAAATCTTCTGCATGATTTTTAAAAATTAATATAATTCTGCACCAGCTGTGCAAAGTTTGCCGTGAATAATTTAATTGAAATAGCCAGCAGGATAATTCCGAAAACCTTCTGAAGGATTGCCAGTGTAGCCTCTCCCATTTTCTTCTCCATCCATTTCGCCGATTTCAGCACCAAATATACGAAAATTGTATTGAGAATAATCCCTAAAATAATATTGATATCATGGAATTCAGCCCTTAACGATAAAGTAGTGGTTAAAGTTCCGGCCCCTGCTACCAGCGGAAATGCGATGGGAACGATGGAAGCGGCCTTTACTTCGGTAGTTTTATGAATTTCAATGCCGAGAATCATTTCCAGCGCTATGACAAAAATCACAAATGCACCGGCAATGGCAAATGAATTGACATCCACGCCGATCAGCTTCAGGATCTTATTTCCTACAAACAGGAATACAATCATGATCAGTCCTGCGGTAACAGATGCCCTGCCGGCTTCTATCTGCCCGAATTTCTGCTGTAAGCTCACTACAATCGGTACAGAACCGATGATGTCAATCACGGCAAAAAGCACCATAAAGCAGGTGACAATCTCTTTTATTGAAAAACCATTAAAAATTTCCATCGTGTTACTTTTAAAGATTTCGCAAAAATATGAAAATAAACTGATTATTTGCTAATCTGTGAATAGAAATTAACGATACCTGTTAGAAGATCATCCAGTGCCTCAGCAGATTTTACAGGAGCATATTTTTCAATCTGTATTTTCTGTAACAGATTCCTGTATTCTTCTGCGATAACAGTACCTTTATAAGATTCCAGGAAAACTCTCATAGCCTCTGAAGAATTCTGTTGATACTGCTTCCTGACTTCAGCATCCAGCTCATCTGCCGTTTGAAAGAATCTTTGATAATCGCCGCTATCTTTAAGATTTTCCAAATAGCTGAAGTAATCATTGATATCACTCTTCATGCTCTCCCTGATCTTTTCTTCAGTTTCTGCTACAGAACCCAATGAATCTGCCGGTGCAGCCTTTTCATTTTTTCGCTGCTTTCTTCTCCAGTTCCTGAATATCAGGTACGCACCGAAAAGCCCTAAAAGGATCAGTACGTTAACCAAAAGTATGTTCCAGTGGAATTTATCCTTTTCTTTTACCTTGAATGAAGTGGTTTTCAGTACAGGAGTGTCAACGGTTTCAAGCAGGTTGTTGGTGTATTCATTGACCTTTTCAACCGTAGTACGAGCTTCCAGCACTTGTTCGTGGGACATGGCAGTCAACGCCAGCATTTTTTGTCCCAGATCTACATATTCTTTGTTTTCCGGGTTAAAAAAAGCAAATGGTTCTGTCTTTACCGAAAGCAGTCCTGCCTTTCTTGGAATAACGATATAATTAGCCAGGATCTCCCCTTTGATACCGGCAGTTCCCGGCACCACCTTAGACGTGATCTTCGGTGCAAACACCTCGTAATCCGGTGAAGGGAGTATTTTAGGCAGTTCCATATTGGTCAGGTTGCCTTCCCCGCTTACCTTAACGACAACATTTACCGGCTTTTTAGCCTCAATTCTTTCTTTGGACGTATTGTAAACACTGATATTAAAATCTCCAACAGCATTCTTAAAACCTTCCGGAGATCCTTCCGGAAGCTTTTTGACGCTGATCTTTACTTTATTGGAGGTCAGCTTATTCTTATTGGAATAGGAATTTAGCGATGCCGTAACTGCCGGAATTTCAACAGAACCGGACTCATTAGGAAAGATCATGAACATAGCAACCACCTGGGAAGAAAGGTTTCCGGGAGCTGAAGGATCAATTTCAGACCTTGCAAAGCTCACAGGCTGCACATCCATATTGTCCTGGTGGGGAAGACGGATATTCTTCACCTTCCTGAAATTGTCTATATTCCTTGAGTAGACTTTCAGGACGGCAATGGTGGGCTGGTCCTGATATACCTCCTTATCCTGTACCTCCATATTCAGATAGACATCCCCGGAGGCTGCGAGAGACTTTTTCTCTACATCCTTTACTACGATATCAAAAGGCTCGGTTTTATAGATTTTATTATTGATGGTCACCAATACGGACCCTATTTTCACTTTTCCTTTTTTCTTCGGCTCAAGCGCCACACGGGTAATGTACTGGGTAATGACGGTATTGGTTTCCGGATCCATATAACCGCTGTTAACGGATCCTGTGCCGATCATATTGAACTTTGACAAATCAGGAAGCCTTATCGGGGTCTGCTGGTTATATTCGCTTCCGTTAAGCTCCAGAACGATTGTCAGATTGACGATATCTTTTCCGCTGTAATCGGTTTTATCAGGCGTTATGGTAAAATTCACCTGCCCGTAAGCGGTTACGGATAGGAGAAGCGCAAGTATGTAAGTTAATCTGTACTGCATTACCAGTCTTTCTCGTTGCTTTCAGGCACCGAATAAGAATTCTTATTTAATATCCTTTTGGCGGTTTCTTTTTCTTTCTCGCCGATTTTATTCAATATGGAGTTTTCCACTTCTTTCGGCATATTGCCTTCATTATTTTTTTTAGGGTCCTGAGTGTCTCCCTGCGGGCCCTGTCCTTTGTTCTGCTGCCCTTTGCCCTGATCCTGCTGCTGGTCTTTAGGATTACCGTTCGGATCATCGTTCTGCTGCTGGTCTTTTCCGCCGCCGCCTTTGCCTGATTTTTTCTGCTGGTCTTTTTTCTGCTTGTTTTCCTTATCCTTCAGCATGGCAATCTCATAGTTCTTGCGGGTAGCTTCACTGTAAGGCTGCTGCTTAAGGGATTGTTTGTAAAATTGGGCGGCCTTTTCAGGATTATTGGTCTGCATGTAGGTATTGCCCAGGTTATGGAGTGCAGCCGCTTTATCCGGAATGGTCTGGGCCAGGCTTTGCGCCTTTTCAAATTCCGCTCTGGCTTCATCATATTTTTTCTGCTTGTACAGGGCATTGCCAAGGTTATAATGAGCCGTAAAATCTTTAGGATTGGATTTAAGCGCGTCTAAATACTTTCCGGATGCCCCGGAATAATCTTTACCATTGAACTTCTGGTTGCCTTCGAATACCAGTGTCTTATAGCTTTTCTGCCCAAAAAGGAATTCCGGGAACATCAAAGTAATAAAAAACGATAAAAAAATAAATTTAGTATTCATCTTGTGCAAAATTATTCCTTTATATGTTAATAAACAGGGGATTATTTGTTAAAGTTGGGTTAAAGTAAAGGCCATCAGATCATGCATCACACATTAAGATCTTTTTTGGGATTAAAAAGGTAAATCAGCATAAAGAAAAAGATGGACACAGCGAGGAAATACTGATAGTAATGGTTGGCATTCTGGGATTTCACCAGTGTTTCCGACGAAGCGGCATTTCTGGCCAGAGCGTCAATAATCCTTTCTGGGGCCTCATTGATGTTATTACCGTCGATAAAGGTTCCGCCGGTAGCTTCTGCCATCTTTCTCAGGGCACCCGTCTGCCTTTTGGAAATCACGGTCTGGCCATTCATATCGGTCTTGTATCCCATCAGCTGCCCGAAGACATATTCCGGTACGGGAGCACCTTCATCCGAGCCTATTCCAACGGAATTGATGGTAATTCCTTCTCTTTTAGCCAGCTGTATGGCTGCGCCGTCATTGCCTTCATTATCTTCCCCGTCACTCAGCAGGATTACTTTCCTGGATCCTTTGGCAACATTCTTAAATTTGTCTGCAGCGACGCGTATGGCTTTCAGGAAATCCGTTCCCTGGATCTGCATGGAATTGGTTTCAATAGCATCGATGTAAGTTTCCGCTGAATTATAATCCGTTGTAAGCGGCATGATGGAACTCGCTTCACCGGCAAAGATGACAATGCCTACTTTATCGTTCTTCATCTTCTGCATGGTTCCCACCATCAGGTTTTTAGCTTCAGTCAGGCGGCTGGGCTGTATATCTTCCGCGTTCATGGAATTGGAAACATCGAGCAGAAAAATTACATTATTCAGCCTCTGGTTGGTTTTCACCACTTCGGAACCATTCAGAAGATCAATAATGGAAAAGATAAGAAATAGGGTTCCCAACAGATACAGAGCCGGAAAAAATTTCGTAAAACCGGATTTTTTCTCAAACAGCTGATCATGGAACCGGCTGTCGGCAAACAGTTCCCTTCTCTTCTTCTTCCATTTCAGGTACTGCACCATTAAAACAGCCAGCAGCGGCAACAGCAACAGCAGCAATACATACCAGTAATTTCCCAAATACCACTCCATCAGCTCAAAATTTTATAAAACAACCATCTCATGAAGGCATCCAGAACCAGGGTTGCCAAAGCGATCCAGAGGAAAATCTTGAAATATTCCTCATAATTATACAGTTTAGAAACTTTTACATCTGATTTTTCAAGCTGGTTGATTTCGTTATATACTTCTTCCAGGCTGCTGTTCGAGGTAGCCCTGAAATATTTCCCGCCGGTCATCTGGGCAATTTCCCTCAGAACAGGCTCGTCAATCTTCACTTCCGCTTCGGTAAATACCAGTTCACCGAAAATATCCAGCTGGGTAGGCATCAGCGCATATCCATTGGTACCGATTCCGATAGCATATACCTTAATGTTGTTATTTTTAGCCAGTTCAGCAGCCAATTGCGGCGACATGGCATTTTCTATTGTATTCACCCCATCCGTCATCAGAATGATGATTTTGCTCTTCGCTTTGCTGTTTTTAAGGTGGTTTACCGCCACTGAAAGTCCTTCTCCGATCGCTGTTCCGGGCTGAAGCTCCAGGGGATTCAGATTTTTAAGCTCATCAATGACTACCTGATGGTCCGAAGTTACCGGCACTTTGGTAAAAGCCTCTCCGGAATAGGTCACAAGGCCTAAACGGTCATTAGGCCTTTTCTCCACAAACTTAATGGCGATATCCTTCAGAGCCGTAAGGCGGTCAGGCGTAAGATCCTTGGCCAGCATACTCAGCGATACGTCTACGGACAGCATAATGTCGATTCCCTTGGTATCGTCACGGTCCTGCGATATGGTAAAAGTTCGCGGCCTCGCCATTGCGATGATAAGCGCGGAGAGAATGATGTACTTGGATAGTTTCAGGAAAAACAATACCGCCTGTATTCCTCCGCTGGCCTGCATATTTTTAACGGTAGGCACTTTAATTCCCTTTCTCTTACTGCTGCTGATATCCCTGAACAGTACAGGGACAAGCAGAATGAAGAGAAGCAGAAACCACGGACTGTAAAACTCAAAATTAAACATCCTTCCTTAAGTTTTCAAATTCAATATCCTTGGACGATCTTTTTACAAACGCGGTGATATCCGCTAAATCCTTTTCCATGGTCCGCTGGTCCGGGAAGGTCTTGGCAAATTTCACCAGGTCCCCCCTCAGGAAAATATCTTCCACTACTTTTTCATTTTCTATCGAAATGGTATTGTTCTTTTTCATTACTTCAATCAGGTCATCAGTGAGCAGGACATCTGCAGGCAGATGATACTGACGGCTGATAAAGTTCCTGGAAATATCGATCAGCTCAACATAGAAAGAACGGTAGTTTCCGTCTTCAATATACTTTTTCTTTTTTAGGGACTCCAGTTCCTTCAGTGTCTGGTTGGTTGTAACCACCGGAGCGCTTTTAACCTTCCTGCCCCATTTGACAAAAGCAATGATAACAATAATCAGCGCGATAAGGGCAATGGCAGCGAGCACATAAAATTTGTAAAGTTCCCAATAATCCTTGATTTCCAGCTTCACCTCCTTATTTTTCATAATGTCATTGATCTGGTCTCCTTTCTGGGCCGTATTAATGACATCTATTTCATAAGGAATGGTTTTCAGAACCCGGTCGCCGACTTTAAATTCAAGTTCAGGAATGGTAAATTTCCCTTCTTCAAATACGGCAAACTCAATTTTTCTTTCGTAAGTGTCTGCATTCTGTCCGATACTGTCTTTGGTTTCTTCAAAGTGGAAAGGCAGAAGCTCATTTTTCGCAGCGGCCGTAACCTGCCTTCCGCTCAGGTTGTCAATCTTCACGGTGAAATGGTCAACTTCTCCTAAGGCTATGGTTTTCTTCTCAAGATTGGAAGAAAGGATCTGCGGAAAAACATGGGCGCAGATAAGAATACAAAATATAAATAATAGTTTCTTCAATGGTTCTTTTACATTTAAACAATATCCCTGTTGTTCCGAAGCATCCATATCAATGGACATTCCGGCACGTCAGGTTTTATTTTTTCTGAAAATAATTATACAGCATCCTGGAATAGTCCGTACCGGTACTGATATTCATAAAGCCTGCCGAACTGTTGGCAAAATCTTCTTCCAGAGCTTTCAATTTCTGTTTTTGTGCTTCGGCAAAAGTATAACGCCAGCGTGCGCTGGAAGTATTGGCCCAGATCTCTTTTCCCGTTTCGGAATCATACAGCAGGGCATACCCAACATCCGGAATGGCATTGTCTTTTTCATCATAAATGCGCAATCCCAATAACTGATGTTTTTTGGAAGCCACCCTCAGCATTTTGGAATCATACGCATCTTCAAAATCTGAAAAAAGGAATACCAGAGACTTCTTTTTAAAAATCCCCATCATATACTCCAGGGCTTTATCCACTTTGGATTCAGCCGGAACATAATCTGCCGTAAGGATCATGCTGATGATGGAAAGGATGTGTTTCCTTCCTTTCTGGGGCGGGATTACTTTATATACCTTATCAGCAAACAGGATCAGACCCACTTTATCGTTATTTCCTGCGGCAGAAAACCCTAAACTGGCGGCAATTTCGGCTACGTATTCCCTTTTCAGCTGGGTTTTGGTCCCGTAATCCATGGAGGCGGAAATATCTACCACCAACATCATCGTGAGTTCCCTTTCCTCTTCCATCACCTTGACGAAGGGCTCCCGGAAACGCGCCGTTTTATTCCAGTCGATCCTCCGGATCTCATCCCCGAACTGATAAGGCCGCACTTCTGAGAACGTCATCCCCTGCCCTTTAAAAGCACTGTGATATTGTCCCATCAAAGTAGCCTCCGTCTTTTTACGGGTACGGATTTCTATCTGCTTTACTTTTTTTACAATATCTTTAATCTGCATGGTCTAATACCGCATTCAAAACAAAGTTAAACTCAGGTTGTTTTTATATTGAGTTATTTCAATTCTATCGAGACATTCAGCCATTCATCATCAAATTTCGGATCATACTTTTTATAGAAGTTAATAGCCGGTTCGTTCCAGTTCAGCACCTGAAAAACCATTCCGGTGTACTTATTGGCCTTACCATATTCCAGTGTAGCCTCAAACAGCAGCTTTCCGATATTCTTTCCGCGCATCCTTTCCGTTACCACGAGATCTTCAAGATACAGTCTTTTACCTTTCCATGTCGAATACCGGCTATAATACAATGAGATCCCTACAATCTCTTTGTTAAGCTCGGCTACAAAAGCGCCCCATACAGGAGATGGGCCGAAGCCGTCTTCCGTGAACTGCACGAGATCAAGGGTAACTTCATGCAGGGCTTTTTCAAAAGCAGCAAGCTCTCTGATCAGCTCCAGCATTGAAGCACAATCTTCCCGAACCGCCTTTCTGATGATTACTCCCTCCATTATGGCGCCTGTATTTTCGCTAAAATCCTGTTGATGATCTCTTCCGTTGAAATTTCTTCTGCTTCCGCTTCAAAAGTAAGCCCGATCCTGTGTCTCAGGACATCCTTGGCCAGCTCTTTAACGTCTTCCGGAATAACGAAAGCCCTTCCTCTAAGGAAAGCATAGGCCCTCGAAGCAATGGCAAGATTGATGGAAGCCCTTGGTGATGCTCCGAATCCGATATAATTTTTCAGTTCGGAAAGCCCGTAATTTTCAGGATAACGGGTAGCAAATACCATATCCAGGATGTACTTTTCTATCTTTTCATCCAGGTAAATCTGATTAATGATCTCTTTAGCGTCAACGATATCCTGCAAACCGATTACCGGATTTACATTCGGCTGATGCGATGTGGAAACCATCCTCATGACCGTTCTTTCATCTTCAAATTCCGGATAGTCAATTGTACATTTCAGCATAAAGCGGTCGCTCTGTGCTTCAGGGAGAAGGTATGTTCCCTCCTGGTCAATCGGGTTCTGGGTTGCCAGTACGAGGAAAGGCTTTGGCAGCTTCATGGTTTCATCACCGATCGTCACCTGTTTCTCCTGCATTACTTCCAGAAGTGCCGACTGTACTTTAGCCGGGGCACGGTTGATCTCATCTGCCAGCACGAAATTGGCAAAGACCGGCCCTTTTTTTATGGAGAAATCGTTATCCTTGATATTGTAGATCATAGTCCCGACCACATCCGCAGGGAGCAGGTCCGGAGTGAACTGGATCCGTGAAAACTCTCCGTGAACGGCATCTGCAAGCGTTTTTATAGCCAGCGTTTTGGCGAGACCCGGCACACCTTCCAACAGGACATGGCCGTTACCCAACAGGCCAACCAGCAGGCGGTCTATCATGTATTGCTGACCGATAATCACTTTATTGATTTCCTGGCGCAGCAGGGTAAAGAGATAATTTTTTTCCTTTACTTTTTCCGTCAGCTGACGGATATCTTCAGCCTGATATGTATCTGACATAGTTCGTTTTAAAATAATGGGTAAATTTCTGATAAATACTTGCATTAATCAACATAATCGATGCCATTTTCTAGTTAAAGTTTGTTAAATATTCCGGCATTGATAACAGCTTTTGAGTAGCAGACAGACTGCGGTACAAGTCCATAATTTCTTTTTTTCATAAAAATCTATAAATTTTACATCAAACCCAGGTTCAAAAATTGTCATTTCCAGTTTATTAAACTATTTTTGGTGATTAAATTTGTGCAAAATGAACTATCATTTTCAGGCCCACAGACAGGTCAGAAAAAACCTTCTGGATATTTTACAGAATACTTCCTATGAAGACCTTTTGCTGATTCCGGACGGTTTCAACAATAATATTTACTGGAACATCGCCCATACCGTGGCGACTCAGCAGCTTTTGCATTATTACCTGAGCGGAAATCCCTTCAGAATAGACAAATACTGGATCGAAACGTACAAGAAAGGGACGCTTCCCAATCTCAACGTCCAGAAATCTGAGATAGAGGACCTTGAATTTCTGCTTACGGAAACTTCCAAAATCCTGATGAAAGATTATGACAGTGACTTTTTTTCAGACTATACGCCTTACACCACAAGTTTCGGAATGGATCTGAAGAGCATTCAGGATGCCATTATTTTCAATAATATGCACGAAAGCCTGCATTACGGCTATGCCATGGCTCAGAAGAGGGCTATTTTAGGAGAAAAATATTAGTACGCATAACAATCAGTACACCTTTTAGATGTAAAATTCCTGAAATACTATTATCTGATCTGATATTCCATCGAGAGATATCCAAAAGACTTCCGGAAACAAGCCCAGGTATCAATACAATTCAGGACAACCTTTATAGACAAATTAATGAATACGAACAACGATAAAAAAGACGATTTTATTTTCGGGCTCCGCCCCGTGATTGAGGCTATTGAAGCAGGAAAGACCATTGATAAAATTTTTGTGCAGAATGCGCTTCAGGGACCGATTTATGCAGAACTG is part of the Chryseobacterium camelliae genome and encodes:
- a CDS encoding 1-acyl-sn-glycerol-3-phosphate acyltransferase, producing MKTLIGKLLLKLMGWKVVLQGDVNVLNRCILVVAPHTHNMEYILGNLAYWSLKKPLKIIIKDAHTKAWYGSAVRGLGGIGIDRSQKNDLVNFVAKQFEKDDFSLVITPEGTRSWVPKWRKGFYHMALAAKVPIVLAAGDFKRKTVYLGYTIPYERIASVPYEEIMAEIQDYYIKNDIGPKVPANWNPNIMGN
- a CDS encoding PaaI family thioesterase, producing MQGTKEEILAYINDWGDETFPKTLDIKFTDIDLENETLTATMPVLPRIHQPFGIMHGGASCVLAETLGSSLSNIFIDGDKYYGVGTNISTNHLKSKKEGIVTGFVRFIRKGKSMHVSEIEIRDEKGQLISHTTMTNAIIHK
- a CDS encoding BatD family protein; its protein translation is MQYRLTYILALLLSVTAYGQVNFTITPDKTDYSGKDIVNLTIVLELNGSEYNQQTPIRLPDLSKFNMIGTGSVNSGYMDPETNTVITQYITRVALEPKKKGKVKIGSVLVTINNKIYKTEPFDIVVKDVEKKSLAASGDVYLNMEVQDKEVYQDQPTIAVLKVYSRNIDNFRKVKNIRLPHQDNMDVQPVSFARSEIDPSAPGNLSSQVVAMFMIFPNESGSVEIPAVTASLNSYSNKNKLTSNKVKISVKKLPEGSPEGFKNAVGDFNISVYNTSKERIEAKKPVNVVVKVSGEGNLTNMELPKILPSPDYEVFAPKITSKVVPGTAGIKGEILANYIVIPRKAGLLSVKTEPFAFFNPENKEYVDLGQKMLALTAMSHEQVLEARTTVEKVNEYTNNLLETVDTPVLKTTSFKVKEKDKFHWNILLVNVLILLGLFGAYLIFRNWRRKQRKNEKAAPADSLGSVAETEEKIRESMKSDINDYFSYLENLKDSGDYQRFFQTADELDAEVRKQYQQNSSEAMRVFLESYKGTVIAEEYRNLLQKIQIEKYAPVKSAEALDDLLTGIVNFYSQISK
- a CDS encoding tetratricopeptide repeat protein, which produces MNTKFIFLSFFITLMFPEFLFGQKSYKTLVFEGNQKFNGKDYSGASGKYLDALKSNPKDFTAHYNLGNALYKQKKYDEARAEFEKAQSLAQTIPDKAAALHNLGNTYMQTNNPEKAAQFYKQSLKQQPYSEATRKNYEIAMLKDKENKQKKDQQKKSGKGGGGKDQQQNDDPNGNPKDQQQDQGKGQQNKGQGPQGDTQDPKKNNEGNMPKEVENSILNKIGEKEKETAKRILNKNSYSVPESNEKDW
- a CDS encoding PspC domain-containing protein; the encoded protein is MNKTLSIGLAGFSFTIEEHAYIKLSDYLNALRSSLDAEEADEVMHDIEIRMVEIFRDSMSKREVINDTDVERVIAQIGSPEKIEEQEEAYYSEKNTKKTYAPGTEATDKKQLFRDPERQKIAGVCAGLAHYVGMDITAMRAIWLGIFILGIFTAAVSSTLVFLLYIILWAVLPKAETAADFLKMKGKPMNFDNLKNESNKLVQFANESTQRVGEIYIENKPYINNAGSGVWNVLKYIIGGIFVIMAVGSIVGTFVLFGLFGINSNFPGANEMRFYMDDNGLDKVLVAIMVIGSLIPAIIFSLLSIRIFSPKTKLKNIGWVLGALFLSLIALGSYFGVSMAKREMLFKGHKEDTEEIAIDTKSDTLYVDVKQVTIPQNFTAYDDDLYSDKVSVYKKDWIHLDVTRKADVKAPYLIIKKEAKGYNLPLNVSIPVDVINNRIILPNYIKYPYDHRFRSYNIDYELVLPLKTVVIPAKNDEISFDGDLNADGINDNDQERDDNGNIRIEKNKITVNGSTIEYNSEDEDSIIINGKKVPESEANKVMDSIKTNIKKNFKNGDVDIKVNEGKNEISIKTK
- a CDS encoding chorismate-binding protein — encoded protein: MVYFKFPFDEQLYSTDEDPNENHISFHPFNSSEGVRCPGKLVQVNTGTLNSIPDLFQPLPEEEQEYREETREEYIENVHQVIRLIKENNLPKLVYSRRKIVGGFSEIDLHASFTNLCQAYPNAFRYIFNNGGHSWMGAFSEVLGKFNKSTHEFETMSLAGTLPVSEEWTEKEIEEQKPVSVYIKNILDRYSNEVSISATYDHISGNIKHLRTDFKARIKPEDLDRIIADLHPTPAVCGIPKDFCKEQIERTEKYPRELYAGYIRIETGETVQYYVNLRCAKLFKDSVHLFVGGGITSQSSPEKEWRETELKSEAILKNLILLS
- a CDS encoding MarC family protein, translating into MEIFNGFSIKEIVTCFMVLFAVIDIIGSVPIVVSLQQKFGQIEAGRASVTAGLIMIVFLFVGNKILKLIGVDVNSFAIAGAFVIFVIALEMILGIEIHKTTEVKAASIVPIAFPLVAGAGTLTTTLSLRAEFHDINIILGIILNTIFVYLVLKSAKWMEKKMGEATLAILQKVFGIILLAISIKLFTANFAQLVQNYINF